Proteins encoded together in one Micromonospora kangleipakensis window:
- a CDS encoding DUF2726 domain-containing protein, whose protein sequence is MTSTGSEDASWLRPITTGGEPLLTRAGQVVYASRRLSELVHGRPPGITGNQWSTAIREGFDQVVCAANTGRPLFAVEIAAAPAAGSPEQRAERMKSAVCAAVGLEVLRIESPTLRGADHGRRIVEYVIDARGYADATVAGPEGVEPVGFRDIVGRLPDGRSGHVNDLGALTRAAVVEAYVDRRLADPIVRGLHARWKNGPAEGWSWVGVRPGRCLVERVRLYPQRFSCGVDPARLAEDLSALAVGERLRGLDAGEPPSLMDRDQLRRDIRLLASHEDQMEGDFAFAHLCAD, encoded by the coding sequence ATGACGAGCACCGGCAGCGAGGACGCGTCCTGGCTGCGTCCGATCACGACCGGGGGCGAGCCGCTGCTCACCCGGGCCGGTCAGGTCGTGTACGCGTCCCGCCGGCTCAGCGAGCTGGTGCACGGGCGGCCGCCGGGCATCACCGGTAACCAGTGGAGCACCGCCATCCGGGAGGGCTTCGACCAGGTGGTCTGCGCCGCGAACACCGGTCGGCCGCTGTTCGCCGTGGAGATCGCCGCTGCTCCGGCCGCCGGCTCGCCGGAGCAGCGCGCCGAACGGATGAAGAGTGCGGTCTGCGCGGCGGTCGGCCTGGAGGTGCTGCGGATCGAGTCGCCGACGTTGCGCGGCGCCGACCACGGCCGGCGGATCGTCGAGTACGTCATCGACGCGCGCGGCTACGCGGACGCCACGGTGGCCGGGCCGGAGGGTGTCGAGCCGGTCGGCTTCCGGGACATCGTCGGCCGGCTGCCCGACGGCCGCAGCGGGCACGTCAACGACCTCGGCGCGCTGACCCGGGCCGCCGTCGTCGAGGCGTACGTGGATCGGCGCCTCGCCGACCCGATCGTCCGGGGCCTGCACGCCCGCTGGAAGAACGGCCCGGCCGAGGGGTGGAGCTGGGTCGGGGTGCGGCCCGGACGGTGCCTGGTCGAGCGGGTCCGGCTCTACCCGCAGCGGTTCTCCTGCGGAGTCGACCCGGCGCGTCTCGCCGAGGACCTCTCCGCCCTGGCGGTGGGGGAGCGGCTGCGCGGCCTCGACGCCGGCGAGCCGCCGTCGCTGATGGACCGGGACCAGCTCCGCCGCGACATCCGGCTCCTCGCGTCCCACGAGGACCAGATGGAGGGCGACTTCGCCTTCGCGCACCTCTGCGCCGACTGA
- a CDS encoding Asp23/Gls24 family envelope stress response protein → MTGTLPRRGRTTPTGSDAGPPRWPEERIARLAEDAARRTAAVSAPAATVRADGRAACVDLDLAVDHGAHLPTVAEAVRRRVAAQVEAQTGLTVAGVTVTVVDLLLPERDDGIPPDSGG, encoded by the coding sequence ATGACCGGCACCCTGCCCCGCCGCGGACGCACCACTCCCACCGGCTCCGACGCCGGCCCGCCCCGCTGGCCAGAGGAGCGGATCGCCCGGCTCGCCGAGGACGCCGCGCGGCGCACCGCAGCCGTTTCCGCCCCGGCGGCGACCGTCCGCGCCGACGGCCGGGCCGCCTGCGTCGACCTCGACCTCGCCGTCGACCACGGCGCACACCTTCCAACGGTCGCCGAGGCGGTACGCCGTCGGGTGGCGGCCCAGGTCGAGGCGCAGACCGGGCTGACCGTGGCGGGCGTCACCGTCACCGTGGTGGACCTGCTCCTGCCCGAACGGGACGACGGCATCCCACCGGACAGCGGAGGCTGA
- a CDS encoding IS607 family transposase — MRLGVWAARNGVHYQTAWRWARDGKMPVPVVRTATGTWLVQEPDAPAAGRVVAYCRVSSSDQKPDLDRQVARVVAGATRVGLAVGEVVTEVGSGLNGRRRKLARVLADPEAAVIVVEHRDRLARFGVEHLEAALAASGRRLIILDAQEAGDDLVRDMTEVLTSMCARLYGRRSARHRADAALRAAAEAE; from the coding sequence GTGAGGTTGGGCGTGTGGGCGGCACGCAACGGTGTGCACTACCAGACCGCTTGGCGGTGGGCTAGGGACGGCAAGATGCCCGTGCCAGTGGTGCGTACCGCTACCGGGACTTGGCTAGTGCAGGAGCCTGACGCCCCTGCGGCTGGCCGGGTGGTGGCGTACTGCCGGGTGTCCTCGTCTGACCAGAAGCCTGACCTGGATCGGCAGGTTGCCCGGGTGGTCGCGGGAGCGACCAGGGTCGGGCTTGCGGTGGGTGAAGTCGTCACGGAGGTCGGCTCCGGACTGAACGGCCGGCGTCGCAAACTCGCCCGTGTCCTCGCCGATCCCGAAGCGGCGGTGATCGTGGTCGAGCACCGCGATCGCCTGGCCCGCTTCGGTGTGGAGCACCTGGAGGCCGCCCTGGCCGCCTCGGGCCGTCGCCTGATCATCCTCGATGCACAGGAGGCCGGCGATGATCTGGTGCGGGACATGACCGAGGTGCTGACCTCGATGTGCGCCCGCCTGTACGGGCGCCGGTCGGCCCGACACCGGGCCGACGCCGCACTGCGCGCCGCAGCGGAGGCCGAGTGA
- the tnpB gene encoding IS607 family element RNA-guided endonuclease TnpB: MKKFQPQPGFVVQAYRFALDPNAAQEQALRSHCGAARAAYNWAVGWVSASWWQRRAEESYGLAGPELTEWRPWSLPALRKAFNQVKRTDPRFADWWEENSKEAYNTGLANAAAAFDNYAKSKRGQRKGGRVGMPRRKSKHKARLACRFTTGTIRVEPDRRHVTLPRLGTIRTHESTRKLERRIAGGSARILCATVRFERGRWFVSFQVEVERAERTPARPDVAVGVDLGVKCLAVLADGQGEIRHVPNPAHYDTALKALKRLSRRVSRRQGPDRRTGQTPSKRWLKANAERNRVHHQVANLRTDALHKITTAISAEYGTVVVEDLNVAGMLRNRRLARKIADAGFGEIRRQLTYKTGWNGGQVQVADRWFPSSKTCCGCGAVKAKLPLHARTFCCDVCGLVMDRDANAACNLAALAAASTTGTGVAGDRGAKAPKPRGADQKTRVTLPSRMAGAGRAGGATLPRQRQAEARDRHQDTATLTLR; the protein is encoded by the coding sequence GTGAAGAAGTTCCAGCCGCAGCCGGGCTTCGTGGTGCAGGCGTACCGGTTCGCTCTGGACCCCAACGCCGCGCAGGAGCAGGCGCTGCGCTCGCACTGCGGCGCAGCCCGCGCGGCCTACAACTGGGCGGTGGGCTGGGTGTCGGCGTCGTGGTGGCAGCGCCGCGCCGAAGAGTCCTACGGGCTCGCCGGGCCGGAGTTGACCGAGTGGCGGCCGTGGTCGCTGCCAGCCCTGCGTAAGGCGTTCAATCAGGTCAAGCGCACCGATCCGCGGTTTGCCGACTGGTGGGAGGAGAACTCCAAGGAGGCCTACAACACCGGCCTCGCCAACGCCGCCGCGGCGTTTGACAACTACGCCAAGTCCAAGCGTGGGCAGCGCAAGGGCGGGCGGGTGGGTATGCCCCGCCGGAAGTCGAAACACAAGGCGCGCTTGGCCTGCCGATTCACCACCGGCACGATCCGCGTGGAGCCGGACCGCCGTCATGTCACCCTGCCCAGACTGGGCACGATCCGCACCCACGAATCCACACGCAAGCTTGAGCGCCGTATCGCGGGCGGCAGCGCCCGCATCCTCTGCGCCACTGTGAGGTTCGAGCGCGGGCGCTGGTTCGTCTCCTTCCAAGTCGAGGTCGAACGCGCCGAGCGCACCCCGGCCCGCCCGGACGTCGCGGTCGGGGTGGACCTGGGCGTGAAATGCCTCGCCGTCCTCGCCGACGGTCAAGGCGAGATCCGCCACGTGCCCAACCCGGCGCACTACGACACCGCCCTGAAGGCCCTCAAACGCCTGTCGCGGCGGGTTTCCCGCCGCCAAGGGCCAGACCGGCGCACCGGCCAGACGCCCTCGAAACGGTGGCTGAAAGCCAACGCGGAACGTAACCGGGTACACCACCAGGTGGCGAACCTGCGTACCGACGCGCTGCACAAAATCACCACAGCGATCAGCGCCGAGTACGGCACGGTGGTGGTCGAAGACCTGAACGTCGCCGGGATGCTCCGCAATCGGCGCCTGGCAAGGAAGATCGCCGACGCCGGATTCGGAGAGATCCGGCGACAACTGACCTACAAGACCGGCTGGAACGGTGGACAGGTCCAAGTCGCCGACCGCTGGTTCCCTTCCTCGAAGACCTGCTGCGGGTGCGGCGCGGTGAAAGCCAAACTGCCGCTGCACGCGCGCACTTTCTGCTGCGATGTATGCGGCCTGGTGATGGACCGGGACGCTAACGCCGCCTGCAACCTCGCCGCCCTTGCGGCGGCCAGCACCACCGGTACCGGAGTGGCCGGAGACCGGGGCGCGAAAGCGCCGAAGCCTCGTGGAGCCGACCAGAAGACCCGCGTCACCCTCCCCAGCCGAATGGCCGGGGCGGGGCGGGCAGGTGGCGCAACCCTGCCACGACAGCGGCAGGCGGAAGCGAGAGACCGTCATCAGGACACCGCGACCCTCACGTTGCGGTGA
- a CDS encoding helical backbone metal receptor → MRVVSLVPSLTEAVALTRPEVLVGATDWCTHPAGLDVARVGGSKYPDLARVLALRPDLVLLNEEENRRADADALLAAGVPVRVTFPRTVPEALTELADLAGALGATAEPDWLVAARRAWAALPEPGALRRAVVPVWRRPWVVLGSRTFAGDVLRRLGVANLYAEDAERYPRPDLAELRARRPELVVLPDEPYRFTADDGPESFPGVPCALVSGRHLTWYGPSLAEAPALLAAQLAQPG, encoded by the coding sequence GTGCGGGTGGTCTCCCTGGTGCCGTCCCTGACCGAGGCGGTGGCGCTGACCCGCCCCGAGGTGCTGGTCGGGGCGACCGACTGGTGCACCCACCCGGCCGGGCTGGACGTCGCCCGGGTCGGCGGCAGCAAGTACCCGGACCTGGCCCGGGTGCTCGCGCTCCGACCCGACCTGGTCCTGCTCAACGAGGAGGAGAACCGGCGGGCCGACGCCGACGCGCTGCTCGCGGCCGGAGTACCGGTCCGGGTCACCTTCCCGCGTACCGTGCCCGAGGCGCTGACCGAGCTGGCCGACCTGGCCGGCGCGCTCGGCGCGACCGCCGAGCCGGACTGGCTCGTGGCGGCCCGCCGGGCCTGGGCCGCCCTGCCCGAGCCCGGGGCGCTGCGCCGGGCGGTCGTACCGGTGTGGCGCCGGCCGTGGGTGGTGCTCGGCAGCCGGACGTTCGCCGGTGACGTGCTGCGCCGGCTCGGCGTGGCGAACCTGTACGCCGAGGACGCCGAGCGCTACCCCCGCCCCGACCTGGCCGAGCTGCGGGCGCGCCGGCCGGAACTGGTGGTGCTGCCGGACGAGCCGTACCGGTTCACCGCCGACGACGGTCCGGAATCCTTCCCCGGCGTGCCCTGCGCGCTGGTCTCCGGGCGGCACCTGACCTGGTACGGCCCCTCCCTCGCCGAGGCACCCGCGCTGCTCGCCGCGCAGCTCGCCCAACCCGGCTGA
- a CDS encoding CBS domain-containing protein: MRTWQVGDVMTKDVATVGAQTPYRQIVDVLIRRGISAVPVVDGFRRVLGVVSEADLLHKVERAGHPDERRVFEGRRRRTAREKADALLAGELMTAPAVTTFPEASLPAAARLMDREAVKRLPVLDDLGRLVGIVTRSDLLRVHLRNDAEIREDVVQEVLRRVLAVRDGLVTVQVRDGAVTLDGRLDRRTAVDLAGRLAAQVSGVVAVHNAIGYDVDDTSLVDLDPGQATPVA; this comes from the coding sequence ATGAGGACGTGGCAGGTGGGCGACGTGATGACCAAGGACGTCGCGACGGTCGGGGCGCAGACCCCGTACCGCCAGATCGTCGACGTGCTGATCCGGCGGGGCATCAGCGCCGTGCCGGTGGTGGACGGCTTCCGCCGGGTGCTGGGGGTGGTGTCCGAGGCCGACCTGCTGCACAAGGTGGAGCGGGCCGGGCACCCGGACGAGCGGCGGGTCTTCGAGGGACGGCGCCGGCGTACCGCCCGGGAGAAGGCGGACGCGCTGCTGGCCGGCGAGCTGATGACCGCCCCGGCGGTGACCACCTTCCCGGAGGCGTCGCTCCCGGCGGCGGCCCGGCTGATGGACCGGGAGGCGGTCAAGCGGCTGCCGGTGCTGGACGACCTCGGTCGGCTGGTCGGCATCGTGACCCGCAGCGACCTGCTCCGGGTGCACCTGCGCAACGACGCGGAGATCCGCGAGGACGTGGTGCAGGAGGTGCTGCGCCGGGTGCTCGCCGTGCGGGACGGCCTGGTCACCGTCCAGGTCCGCGACGGCGCGGTCACCCTGGACGGCCGGCTGGACCGGCGGACCGCCGTCGACCTCGCCGGCCGGCTCGCGGCCCAGGTCAGCGGCGTGGTCGCGGTGCACAACGCGATCGGGTACGACGTGGACGACACTAGCCTGGTCGACCTGGACCCGGGCCAGGCCACCCCGGTCGCCTGA
- a CDS encoding DoxX family membrane protein gives METMTATVERITANTIAPAAGTTRDVETTGQKATRYVFAGLRIALGWTFLWAFLDKTFGLGHETAAKNAWINGGSPTKGFLTFGAAGPFKGLYNDIAGAAWADWLFMIGLAALGVTLLLGIGTRVAAVAGGILLVMMWTVVLPPENNPFMDDHLIYAGLLAALALVGAGNTLGLGRAWAKLPIVQRLSWLK, from the coding sequence GTGGAAACCATGACCGCGACAGTCGAGCGGATCACCGCCAACACCATCGCTCCGGCGGCCGGGACCACCCGCGACGTCGAGACCACCGGCCAGAAGGCCACCCGGTACGTCTTCGCCGGCCTCCGGATCGCGCTGGGCTGGACTTTCCTCTGGGCCTTCCTGGACAAGACGTTCGGCCTCGGCCACGAGACCGCGGCGAAGAACGCCTGGATCAACGGGGGCAGCCCCACCAAGGGCTTCCTCACCTTCGGCGCCGCCGGTCCGTTCAAGGGCCTGTACAACGACATCGCCGGGGCGGCCTGGGCGGACTGGCTGTTCATGATCGGCCTCGCGGCCCTCGGCGTCACCCTGCTGCTGGGCATCGGCACCCGGGTCGCCGCGGTCGCCGGTGGCATCCTCCTGGTCATGATGTGGACGGTCGTGCTGCCCCCCGAGAACAACCCGTTCATGGACGACCACCTGATCTACGCCGGTCTGCTGGCCGCGCTGGCCCTGGTCGGCGCCGGCAACACCCTCGGGCTCGGCCGGGCCTGGGCGAAGCTCCCCATCGTCCAGCGGCTCTCCTGGCTGAAGTGA
- a CDS encoding FKBP-type peptidyl-prolyl cis-trans isomerase, translating to MDKPEVGPIEGAPPADLVIEDITVGEGPEAQPGQLASVHYVGVAHSTGREFDASWNRGETFEFPLGGGQVIAGWDQGVVGMKVGGRRRLTIPPHLGYGSRGAGGVIKPNETLVFVVDLLGVR from the coding sequence ATGGACAAGCCCGAGGTAGGCCCGATCGAGGGCGCGCCGCCCGCCGATCTCGTCATCGAGGACATCACCGTCGGCGAGGGCCCGGAGGCCCAGCCGGGTCAGCTGGCCAGCGTGCACTACGTCGGGGTGGCCCACTCGACCGGCCGCGAGTTCGACGCGTCGTGGAACCGGGGTGAGACCTTCGAGTTCCCGCTCGGCGGCGGCCAGGTCATCGCCGGCTGGGACCAGGGCGTGGTGGGCATGAAGGTCGGCGGCCGTCGTCGGCTGACCATCCCGCCGCACCTGGGCTACGGCAGCCGGGGCGCCGGCGGGGTCATCAAGCCGAACGAGACCCTGGTCTTCGTGGTCGACCTGCTCGGCGTCCGCTGA
- a CDS encoding STAS domain-containing protein: protein MGQHSDRFHLEISVGDHVVDVRAVGEIDIATVGSFRAALWAAPARPVLRLDLSGVRVLSATAVRALFAAHLRIRARGGELVLVDPDPVVARVLRATGLHRVLPVRESATVGPAAVAELVPA, encoded by the coding sequence ATGGGGCAGCACAGCGACCGGTTCCACCTGGAGATCAGCGTCGGCGACCACGTGGTGGACGTCCGGGCGGTCGGCGAGATCGACATCGCGACCGTCGGGTCGTTCCGGGCCGCGCTGTGGGCGGCCCCGGCCCGCCCGGTGCTCCGGCTGGATCTCTCCGGCGTGCGGGTGCTCTCCGCGACCGCGGTGCGCGCACTGTTCGCCGCCCACCTGCGGATCCGCGCGCGGGGCGGCGAGCTGGTGCTGGTCGACCCGGATCCGGTGGTGGCCCGGGTGCTGCGCGCCACCGGCCTGCACCGGGTGCTGCCGGTGCGGGAGTCGGCGACCGTGGGCCCGGCGGCGGTGGCGGAGCTGGTGCCGGCCTGA
- a CDS encoding SMP-30/gluconolactonase/LRE family protein codes for MAVPRQRPPRLIRPVREPATVPPPLEGPWAPTDLRLDHADLLPLPDGAHGPEDVLIDPDGRVISGDEDGRLWWWPADAPAGTRPRLLAETGGRPLGIELDPVDGALVVCDAYRGLLRVTPDGVVHELTGSAPPVHLADNATVARDGTIYFTDSSDRFPLSHWKRDLLEHRPNGRVLAYDRRTGRTEVVTSGLYFPNGVALTPDESALMLVETATHRLLRIDLPDGRATVLTDLPAYPDNVAAVGDGTYWIALPSPRLPIMERLLPHPRVRQLVALLPGAVQPQPRRYGLVALVDGEGRVLRTLHGPTGAYSMITGVRQHGDLLWLGSLTATGVARVRLG; via the coding sequence ATGGCCGTTCCCCGTCAGCGCCCGCCCCGACTCATCCGGCCCGTTCGCGAGCCGGCCACCGTGCCCCCGCCGCTGGAGGGGCCGTGGGCCCCCACCGACCTCCGGCTCGACCACGCCGATCTGCTGCCGCTGCCGGACGGCGCGCACGGGCCGGAGGACGTGCTGATCGACCCGGACGGCCGGGTGATCAGCGGGGACGAGGACGGCCGGTTGTGGTGGTGGCCGGCGGACGCGCCGGCGGGCACCCGACCCCGGCTGCTCGCCGAGACCGGCGGCCGGCCGCTGGGCATCGAGCTCGACCCGGTCGACGGTGCGCTGGTCGTCTGCGACGCGTACCGGGGGCTGCTGCGGGTCACCCCGGACGGCGTGGTCCACGAGCTGACCGGCAGCGCGCCGCCGGTGCACCTCGCCGACAACGCCACGGTCGCCCGGGACGGCACGATCTACTTCACCGACTCGTCCGACCGGTTCCCGCTCTCGCACTGGAAACGGGACCTGCTGGAGCACCGGCCCAACGGCCGGGTGCTGGCGTACGACCGGCGGACGGGGCGTACGGAGGTGGTGACGAGCGGGCTCTACTTCCCCAACGGCGTCGCCCTCACCCCGGACGAGTCGGCGCTGATGCTGGTGGAGACGGCCACCCACCGGCTGCTCCGGATCGACCTGCCGGACGGCCGGGCCACCGTGCTGACCGACCTGCCGGCGTACCCGGACAACGTTGCCGCGGTGGGCGACGGGACGTACTGGATCGCCCTGCCCAGCCCCCGCCTGCCGATCATGGAGCGGCTGCTGCCGCATCCGCGGGTCCGACAGCTGGTGGCCCTGCTGCCGGGCGCGGTGCAGCCGCAGCCCCGCCGGTACGGCCTGGTCGCGCTGGTCGACGGCGAGGGGCGGGTGCTCCGGACGCTGCACGGCCCGACCGGCGCGTACTCGATGATCACCGGCGTGCGGCAGCACGGGGACCTGCTCTGGCTGGGCAGCCTGACCGCGACGGGTGTGGCCCGGGTGCGCCTCGGCTGA
- a CDS encoding L,D-transpeptidase, with product MDVRRRLRLFAVTIAVTPLVIGGCTAGQREAAKPGHKKAAAPAVTVTPADRTKDVPISAEVGAKVAHGKITAVRLTDDKGAQVPAEPREDGSSWVPTKPLQNSRTYTAEVTATGGSGRTTTQKTTFTTMAKSTKPAITTELYFTSKQTYGTALPVTVAFDPPIPKEARADVQRRLFVKTDPPQPGTWSWVADGKQVEYRAPDFWQPGTKISVRSALQGLPIGKNAIGDADHSATSKIGRQVSLDIDNATKQMSVYQDGKLLRKIPVSLGKSSTPTSSGTMVIMEKFDRTTFDTRGDPNGGYVVDVDDAQRLTWGGEFIHSAPWSEGDQGNINVSHGCTNVSADAAHWLMGVTQVGDLVTVKGTEVKLDQGNGWTAWNVSWDEFAKGSALPVPAGLKPTPSSTPHPGAVAGGSAPAPTPSASGG from the coding sequence ATGGATGTGAGACGGCGACTGAGGCTGTTCGCGGTAACCATCGCAGTCACACCATTGGTGATCGGCGGCTGCACCGCCGGTCAGCGGGAGGCCGCGAAGCCGGGGCACAAGAAGGCGGCCGCGCCGGCGGTTACCGTGACACCGGCGGACCGGACCAAGGATGTGCCGATCAGCGCCGAGGTGGGCGCGAAGGTCGCGCACGGGAAGATCACCGCGGTGCGGCTCACCGACGACAAGGGCGCGCAGGTGCCGGCCGAACCGCGGGAGGACGGGTCGAGCTGGGTGCCCACCAAGCCGTTGCAGAATTCGCGGACGTACACCGCGGAGGTGACCGCGACCGGCGGTTCCGGACGTACCACCACGCAGAAGACGACGTTCACCACGATGGCGAAATCGACCAAGCCGGCCATCACCACCGAGCTCTATTTCACCAGTAAGCAGACGTACGGGACGGCTCTGCCGGTAACCGTCGCGTTCGATCCGCCAATTCCCAAAGAAGCCCGGGCGGACGTGCAACGGCGATTGTTCGTGAAGACTGACCCGCCGCAGCCGGGCACCTGGTCGTGGGTGGCGGACGGGAAGCAGGTCGAATACCGGGCACCTGATTTCTGGCAGCCCGGCACGAAGATCAGCGTACGGAGCGCCCTGCAGGGGCTGCCGATCGGCAAGAACGCCATCGGCGACGCCGATCACAGCGCGACCTCGAAGATCGGCCGGCAGGTCTCGCTCGACATCGACAACGCCACCAAGCAGATGTCGGTCTATCAGGACGGCAAGCTGCTCCGCAAGATCCCGGTGAGCCTCGGCAAGTCGAGCACCCCGACCTCCAGCGGCACGATGGTGATCATGGAGAAGTTCGACCGGACCACCTTCGACACGCGGGGCGACCCGAACGGCGGCTACGTGGTCGACGTTGACGACGCGCAGCGGCTGACCTGGGGCGGCGAGTTCATCCACTCCGCGCCATGGTCGGAGGGGGACCAGGGCAACATCAACGTCTCGCACGGCTGCACCAATGTCTCGGCCGATGCGGCGCACTGGCTGATGGGAGTCACACAGGTCGGCGACCTGGTGACCGTCAAGGGCACCGAGGTGAAGTTGGACCAGGGCAACGGCTGGACCGCCTGGAACGTCAGCTGGGACGAGTTCGCCAAGGGCAGCGCCCTGCCCGTCCCGGCCGGGCTGAAGCCCACCCCCAGCAGCACGCCGCACCCGGGCGCGGTGGCCGGCGGTTCGGCGCCCGCACCGACCCCGTCGGCCAGCGGCGGCTGA